In one Mustela lutreola isolate mMusLut2 chromosome 8, mMusLut2.pri, whole genome shotgun sequence genomic region, the following are encoded:
- the LOC131838499 gene encoding BRCA2 and CDKN1A-interacting protein-like: MASRPKRRAVGSGLPQAPGVPVHRGEEEEEDEVEDEDEDDEDSDEEEDEDDESIHEEVNVEFEAYSISDKDYDGIKKLLQQLFLKAPVNTSELTDLLIQQNHIGSVIKQTDVSEDSDGDVDEEEIFGFISLLNLTERKGTQCAEQIKELILSSCEKSCGKGLVEQLDAHLNDTSKPVGLLLSERFINVPPQIALPMHQQLQKELAEAHKTNKPCGKCYFYLLISKTFVEAGKNNSRKKGNNQEKEELMFANAEEEFFYEKAVLKFNYSVQEECDTRLGGRWSFDDVSMKPLRTVMLIPGDRMNEIMDKLKEHLSL, from the coding sequence ATGGCGTCCAGGCCCAAGCGGCGTGCGGTGGGAAGTGGGCTTCCGCAAGCCCCAGGCGTCCCGGTCCACCGCGgcgaggaagaagaggaagatgaagtGGAGGATGAGGACGAAGACGATGAAGACAGTGACGAAGAAGAGGATGAAGACGACGAGAGCATCCACGAGGAAGTGAATGTTGAGTTTGAAGCTTATTCCATCTCCGATAAGGATTATGACGGAATTAAGAAGTTACTACAGCAGCTTTTCCTGAAGGCTCCTGTGAACACGTCAGAACTAACGGATCTCTTAATTCAACAGAATCACATTGGGAGTGTGATAAAGCAAACGGATGTTTCAGAAGACAGCGATGGCGATGTGGATGAAGAGGAGATTTTTGGATTCATAAGTCTTTTAAATCTAACCGAAAGAAAGGGCACCCAGTGTGCTGAGCAGATTAAAGAGCTGATCCTGAGCTCCTGTGAGAAGAGCTGTGGGAAGGGCTTGGTGGAACAGCTGGACGCACATCTGAACGACACCTCCAAGCCTGTGGGCTTGCTCCTCAGCGAGAGGTTCATCAATGTCCCTCCTCAGATCGCGCTGCCCATGCATCAGCAGCTCCAGAAAGAACTAGCAGAGGCACACAAAACTAACAAGCCATGTGGGAAGTGTTACTTCTACCTTCTGATAAGCAAGACATTTGTGGAAGCTGGAAAAAACaattccagaaagaaagggaataaccaagagaaagaggaattaaTGTTTGCCAATGcagaggaagaatttttttatGAGAAAGCAGTCCTGAAGTTTAACTACTCAGTGCAGGAAGAGTGTGACACTCGTCTGGGAGGCAGGTGGTCCTTTGATGACGTCTCGATGAAGCCCTTGCGAACCGTGATGTTGATTCCAGGTGACAGGATGAATGAAATCATGGATAAACTGAAggagcatctctctctctga